A stretch of Anolis sagrei isolate rAnoSag1 chromosome X, rAnoSag1.mat, whole genome shotgun sequence DNA encodes these proteins:
- the COQ7 gene encoding 5-demethoxyubiquinone hydroxylase, mitochondrial, translated as MVAAAVSSLRLCGVRRRWALQSIYSSVRFCGTGMNLDNVNKAVLDRIIRVDHAGEYGANRIYAGQMAILGRTSVGPVIQQMWNQEKEHLKKFKELMIMYRVRPTVLLPFWNITGFVLGAGTALLGRKSAMACTVAVEESISNHYNNQIRTLMEEDPEKYRELLETIKKFRDEELEHHDTGLDHDATLAPAYSVLKNTIQIGCKAAIFLSERI; from the exons atggtcgctgctgctgtttcttctcTTCGGCTGTGTG GTGTGAGAAGAAGATGGGCTTTACAGTCCATATACTCATCTGTCAGATTTTGTGGAACTGGAATGAACTTGGATAATGTCAATAAGGCAGTTCTTGATCGCATAATCAGAGTGGATCATGCAGGCGAATATGGAGCAAACCGCATTTATGCTGGGCAAATGGCAATACTTGGTAGAACATCAGTAGGACCAGTTATCCAG caaatgtgGAATCAGGAAAAGGAACATTTGAAAAAATTCAAGGAGTTAATGATCATGTACAGAGTCCGCCCAACTGTTCTGTtgcccttttggaacattacaGGATTTGTGTTAG GAGCCGGAACTGCCTTACTTGGAAGAAAAAGTGCAATGGCTTGCACTGTGGCTGTGGAAGAGAGCATCTCCAATCATTATAACAACCAGATCAGGACGCTCATGGAAGAAGATCCAGAAAAGTACAGAGAATTGTTAGAG ACAATAAAGAAATTTAGAGATGAAGAGTTGGAACATCATGACACTGGACTTGACCATGATGCAACACTG GCTCCAGCATATTCTGTTCTGAAAAATACAATACAGATAGGATGTAAAGCTGCAATATTTTTATCAGAAAGAATATAG
- the LOC132781822 gene encoding uncharacterized protein isoform X2 — MASWEGGLARAVAHRLKYYIDVQRKEDSFTSCGVSHYDTEGLYGSYVPERKNEENVKNVRWQKGLHRPSQKSLHRTATPFMSPEEVERLVSSASKLIVATISEIPSEKLGTTQEEASFLKRRDVKSIQTLDNSSRQHFSSTLFYKHGARRAKQARKNREDVKRTVELPNISSNSAKSKRFLSQPLPKPTARNSLNRGSSVSGLQMGENKGHCQDILKSKISVSGTLSVISEHKDKRRLNAQEKTFSLSQGNPPSSGGCFNKSLKMETEDFSHRPAEKASSKTNQASKCLDPRLVLRSQNIQKFKLSKNDNTKYSAEPTTAVISTQLAMTGKKMDEHYNSTAVSRCVVFPGHGVCIGDQGNPKSVLLGNSEKSCPQKREQNTCDSVSEQNSEYDKACISGVLTQEYNSLDGCSLHHLRVPEDAALAPAMVDKPTGYAAYVQEDHNNGPVAVLKHGSSFLHELCQEMDRNPPADMLMNRSVTTNETDGNQSTHSLLNPPSSLNELGNSSVVQDPVSCTKMQNIALGESHNQQMMYIPSKMADGCSCSELLIDRVNESLQQQDLAPAISETLESDNLEEEFTMSSASSSSSAASLTGLNKQRNGTAEKNADNTESSMEMLPERVLKAMPESNTTWQDIVFQDSGKQRMTDEERTNTDHGTEGICTSKIVYFSHFPKSC; from the exons ATGGCGTCGTGGGAAGGGGGCCTGGCTCGCGCGGTCGCCCACCGCCT AAAATATTACATTGATGTACAGAGAAAAGAAGATTCCTTCACTTCATGCGGAGTCAGCCATTATGACACCGAAGGCTTGTATGGG AGTTACGTaccagagagaaagaatgaagaaaatgtAAAGAATGTGCGATG GCAAAAAGGGCTTCACAGACCCTCTCAAAAAAGTCTACATAGAACTGCTACCCCATTTATGTCACCGGAAGAAGTTGAGAGGCTTGTTTCATCGGCTTCCAAGCTTATTGTGGCTACA ATTTCTGAGATCCCTTCAGAAAAACTCGGAACAACTCAGGAAGAGGCCTCATTTCTAAAGAGAAGAGATGTCAAAAGCATCCAGACTTTGGATAATAGCAGCAGGCAACACTTTTCTTCTACACTTTTCTATAAGCATGGAGCAAGGAG AGctaagcaagcaagaaaaaataGGGAAGATGTAAAGAGGACGGTTGAACTTCCAAACATCTCCAGCAACTCTGCTAAATCAAAGAGATTTTTGTCTCAACCTCTTCCTAAACCTACTGCTAGAAACTCACTGAATAGAGGTTCCTCCGTTTCAGGTTTGCAAATGGGAGAAAACAAAGGGCATTGTCAAGACATACTTAAAAGCAAAATCTCTGTCTCTGGCACTTTGTCAGTTATTTCTGAACACAAAGATAAGAGGAGACTGAATGCTCAAGAAAAGACCTTTTCACTTTCTCAGGGAAACCCACCCAGTTCTGGTGGATGTTTCAATAAGTCATTGAAAATGGAAACAGAAGACTTCTCTCACAGACCTGCTGAAAAAGCTTCAAGCAAAACCAATCAAGCTAGCAAGTGTTTGGATCCAAGGCTAGTTCTCCGCTCCCAAAATATTCAAAAGTTCAAACTATCAAAAAATGATAACACCAAATACTCTGCAGAGCCAACAACTGCAGTGATAAGTACCCAACTTGCAATGACTGGAAAAAAGATGGATGAACACTACAATTCTACAGCAGTTTCTAGGTGCGTTGTATTTCCTGGACACGGTGTTTGCATAGGTGATCAGGGGAATCCAAAAAGTGTGCTCCTGGGAAATTCTGAAAAGAGCTGTCCTCAAAAAAGAGAGCAAAATACCTGTGATTCAGTCTCTGAACAAAACTCTGAATATGATAAGGCCTGCATCTCTGGCGTTCTTACTCAGGAATATAATTCCTTGGATGGTTGTAGCCTCCATCACCTTAGAGTCCCGGAAGATGCCGCTCTGGCACCTGCCATGGTAGATAAGCCCACTGGATATGCAGCATATGTTCAAGAGGATCACAACAATGGCCCCGTTGCCGTGTTAAAGCATGGCTCATCTTTTCTGCATGAACTTTGCCAGGAAATGGACCGAAATCCGCCAGCTGATATGTTGATGAACAGGTCTGTGACTACAAATGAAACTGACGGAAATCAAAGCACACATTCTCTTTTGAATCCACCATCCTCTCTGAACGAATTAGGAAATAGCAGCGTAGTTCAAGATCCTGTCAGTTGCACAAAGATGCAGAATATTGCTTTAGGAGAGTCCCATAATCAGCAAATGATGTATATCCCATCCAAGATGGCAGATGGTTGCAGTTGTTCAGAGCTATTGATTGACCGTGTCAATGAATCCCTTCAACAGCAGGATTTAGCCCCAGCTATTTCAGAGACACTGGAAAGTGACAATTTGGAAGAAGAATTTACTATGTCATCTGCATCTAGTAGCTCAAGTGCTGCATCATTAACTGGGCTAAACAAACAAAGG AATGGAACTGCCGAAAAAAACGCTGACAACACGGAGTCTAGCATGGAAATGCTTCCTGAAAGAGTTCTGAAAGCCATGCCAGAAAGCAACACTACGTGGCAAGACATCGTTTTTCAAGACAGTGGAAAGCAGAG GATGACTGATGAAGAGAGAACAAACACAGATCATGGAACTGAGGGTATCTGTACCAGTAAAATAGTTTATTTTTCTCATTTCCCCAAATCATGTTAG
- the LOC132781822 gene encoding uncharacterized protein isoform X1, with protein MASWEGGLARAVAHRLKYYIDVQRKEDSFTSCGVSHYDTEGLYGKPACLTDQKEHDFSNIKLEPSLRAFMGTAEDCHRKLQKAPEKQKDLGNRIKKMARSYVPERKNEENVKNVRWQKGLHRPSQKSLHRTATPFMSPEEVERLVSSASKLIVATISEIPSEKLGTTQEEASFLKRRDVKSIQTLDNSSRQHFSSTLFYKHGARRAKQARKNREDVKRTVELPNISSNSAKSKRFLSQPLPKPTARNSLNRGSSVSGLQMGENKGHCQDILKSKISVSGTLSVISEHKDKRRLNAQEKTFSLSQGNPPSSGGCFNKSLKMETEDFSHRPAEKASSKTNQASKCLDPRLVLRSQNIQKFKLSKNDNTKYSAEPTTAVISTQLAMTGKKMDEHYNSTAVSRCVVFPGHGVCIGDQGNPKSVLLGNSEKSCPQKREQNTCDSVSEQNSEYDKACISGVLTQEYNSLDGCSLHHLRVPEDAALAPAMVDKPTGYAAYVQEDHNNGPVAVLKHGSSFLHELCQEMDRNPPADMLMNRSVTTNETDGNQSTHSLLNPPSSLNELGNSSVVQDPVSCTKMQNIALGESHNQQMMYIPSKMADGCSCSELLIDRVNESLQQQDLAPAISETLESDNLEEEFTMSSASSSSSAASLTGLNKQRNGTAEKNADNTESSMEMLPERVLKAMPESNTTWQDIVFQDSGKQRMTDEERTNTDHGTEGICTSKIVYFSHFPKSC; from the exons ATGGCGTCGTGGGAAGGGGGCCTGGCTCGCGCGGTCGCCCACCGCCT AAAATATTACATTGATGTACAGAGAAAAGAAGATTCCTTCACTTCATGCGGAGTCAGCCATTATGACACCGAAGGCTTGTATGGG AAGCCTGCTTGCTTGACTGACCAGAAGGAGCACGATTTTTCCAACATTAAATTGGAACCATCCCTTCGTGCCTTTATGGGCACTGCTGAAGACTGTCACAGAAAACTCCAGAAAGCTCCAGAAAAGCAAAAGGATTTGGGAAATCGTATTAAAAAGATGGCACGG AGTTACGTaccagagagaaagaatgaagaaaatgtAAAGAATGTGCGATG GCAAAAAGGGCTTCACAGACCCTCTCAAAAAAGTCTACATAGAACTGCTACCCCATTTATGTCACCGGAAGAAGTTGAGAGGCTTGTTTCATCGGCTTCCAAGCTTATTGTGGCTACA ATTTCTGAGATCCCTTCAGAAAAACTCGGAACAACTCAGGAAGAGGCCTCATTTCTAAAGAGAAGAGATGTCAAAAGCATCCAGACTTTGGATAATAGCAGCAGGCAACACTTTTCTTCTACACTTTTCTATAAGCATGGAGCAAGGAG AGctaagcaagcaagaaaaaataGGGAAGATGTAAAGAGGACGGTTGAACTTCCAAACATCTCCAGCAACTCTGCTAAATCAAAGAGATTTTTGTCTCAACCTCTTCCTAAACCTACTGCTAGAAACTCACTGAATAGAGGTTCCTCCGTTTCAGGTTTGCAAATGGGAGAAAACAAAGGGCATTGTCAAGACATACTTAAAAGCAAAATCTCTGTCTCTGGCACTTTGTCAGTTATTTCTGAACACAAAGATAAGAGGAGACTGAATGCTCAAGAAAAGACCTTTTCACTTTCTCAGGGAAACCCACCCAGTTCTGGTGGATGTTTCAATAAGTCATTGAAAATGGAAACAGAAGACTTCTCTCACAGACCTGCTGAAAAAGCTTCAAGCAAAACCAATCAAGCTAGCAAGTGTTTGGATCCAAGGCTAGTTCTCCGCTCCCAAAATATTCAAAAGTTCAAACTATCAAAAAATGATAACACCAAATACTCTGCAGAGCCAACAACTGCAGTGATAAGTACCCAACTTGCAATGACTGGAAAAAAGATGGATGAACACTACAATTCTACAGCAGTTTCTAGGTGCGTTGTATTTCCTGGACACGGTGTTTGCATAGGTGATCAGGGGAATCCAAAAAGTGTGCTCCTGGGAAATTCTGAAAAGAGCTGTCCTCAAAAAAGAGAGCAAAATACCTGTGATTCAGTCTCTGAACAAAACTCTGAATATGATAAGGCCTGCATCTCTGGCGTTCTTACTCAGGAATATAATTCCTTGGATGGTTGTAGCCTCCATCACCTTAGAGTCCCGGAAGATGCCGCTCTGGCACCTGCCATGGTAGATAAGCCCACTGGATATGCAGCATATGTTCAAGAGGATCACAACAATGGCCCCGTTGCCGTGTTAAAGCATGGCTCATCTTTTCTGCATGAACTTTGCCAGGAAATGGACCGAAATCCGCCAGCTGATATGTTGATGAACAGGTCTGTGACTACAAATGAAACTGACGGAAATCAAAGCACACATTCTCTTTTGAATCCACCATCCTCTCTGAACGAATTAGGAAATAGCAGCGTAGTTCAAGATCCTGTCAGTTGCACAAAGATGCAGAATATTGCTTTAGGAGAGTCCCATAATCAGCAAATGATGTATATCCCATCCAAGATGGCAGATGGTTGCAGTTGTTCAGAGCTATTGATTGACCGTGTCAATGAATCCCTTCAACAGCAGGATTTAGCCCCAGCTATTTCAGAGACACTGGAAAGTGACAATTTGGAAGAAGAATTTACTATGTCATCTGCATCTAGTAGCTCAAGTGCTGCATCATTAACTGGGCTAAACAAACAAAGG AATGGAACTGCCGAAAAAAACGCTGACAACACGGAGTCTAGCATGGAAATGCTTCCTGAAAGAGTTCTGAAAGCCATGCCAGAAAGCAACACTACGTGGCAAGACATCGTTTTTCAAGACAGTGGAAAGCAGAG GATGACTGATGAAGAGAGAACAAACACAGATCATGGAACTGAGGGTATCTGTACCAGTAAAATAGTTTATTTTTCTCATTTCCCCAAATCATGTTAG
- the LOC132781822 gene encoding uncharacterized protein isoform X3, which yields MGTAEDCHRKLQKAPEKQKDLGNRIKKMARSYVPERKNEENVKNVRWQKGLHRPSQKSLHRTATPFMSPEEVERLVSSASKLIVATISEIPSEKLGTTQEEASFLKRRDVKSIQTLDNSSRQHFSSTLFYKHGARRAKQARKNREDVKRTVELPNISSNSAKSKRFLSQPLPKPTARNSLNRGSSVSGLQMGENKGHCQDILKSKISVSGTLSVISEHKDKRRLNAQEKTFSLSQGNPPSSGGCFNKSLKMETEDFSHRPAEKASSKTNQASKCLDPRLVLRSQNIQKFKLSKNDNTKYSAEPTTAVISTQLAMTGKKMDEHYNSTAVSRCVVFPGHGVCIGDQGNPKSVLLGNSEKSCPQKREQNTCDSVSEQNSEYDKACISGVLTQEYNSLDGCSLHHLRVPEDAALAPAMVDKPTGYAAYVQEDHNNGPVAVLKHGSSFLHELCQEMDRNPPADMLMNRSVTTNETDGNQSTHSLLNPPSSLNELGNSSVVQDPVSCTKMQNIALGESHNQQMMYIPSKMADGCSCSELLIDRVNESLQQQDLAPAISETLESDNLEEEFTMSSASSSSSAASLTGLNKQRNGTAEKNADNTESSMEMLPERVLKAMPESNTTWQDIVFQDSGKQRMTDEERTNTDHGTEGICTSKIVYFSHFPKSC from the exons ATGGGCACTGCTGAAGACTGTCACAGAAAACTCCAGAAAGCTCCAGAAAAGCAAAAGGATTTGGGAAATCGTATTAAAAAGATGGCACGG AGTTACGTaccagagagaaagaatgaagaaaatgtAAAGAATGTGCGATG GCAAAAAGGGCTTCACAGACCCTCTCAAAAAAGTCTACATAGAACTGCTACCCCATTTATGTCACCGGAAGAAGTTGAGAGGCTTGTTTCATCGGCTTCCAAGCTTATTGTGGCTACA ATTTCTGAGATCCCTTCAGAAAAACTCGGAACAACTCAGGAAGAGGCCTCATTTCTAAAGAGAAGAGATGTCAAAAGCATCCAGACTTTGGATAATAGCAGCAGGCAACACTTTTCTTCTACACTTTTCTATAAGCATGGAGCAAGGAG AGctaagcaagcaagaaaaaataGGGAAGATGTAAAGAGGACGGTTGAACTTCCAAACATCTCCAGCAACTCTGCTAAATCAAAGAGATTTTTGTCTCAACCTCTTCCTAAACCTACTGCTAGAAACTCACTGAATAGAGGTTCCTCCGTTTCAGGTTTGCAAATGGGAGAAAACAAAGGGCATTGTCAAGACATACTTAAAAGCAAAATCTCTGTCTCTGGCACTTTGTCAGTTATTTCTGAACACAAAGATAAGAGGAGACTGAATGCTCAAGAAAAGACCTTTTCACTTTCTCAGGGAAACCCACCCAGTTCTGGTGGATGTTTCAATAAGTCATTGAAAATGGAAACAGAAGACTTCTCTCACAGACCTGCTGAAAAAGCTTCAAGCAAAACCAATCAAGCTAGCAAGTGTTTGGATCCAAGGCTAGTTCTCCGCTCCCAAAATATTCAAAAGTTCAAACTATCAAAAAATGATAACACCAAATACTCTGCAGAGCCAACAACTGCAGTGATAAGTACCCAACTTGCAATGACTGGAAAAAAGATGGATGAACACTACAATTCTACAGCAGTTTCTAGGTGCGTTGTATTTCCTGGACACGGTGTTTGCATAGGTGATCAGGGGAATCCAAAAAGTGTGCTCCTGGGAAATTCTGAAAAGAGCTGTCCTCAAAAAAGAGAGCAAAATACCTGTGATTCAGTCTCTGAACAAAACTCTGAATATGATAAGGCCTGCATCTCTGGCGTTCTTACTCAGGAATATAATTCCTTGGATGGTTGTAGCCTCCATCACCTTAGAGTCCCGGAAGATGCCGCTCTGGCACCTGCCATGGTAGATAAGCCCACTGGATATGCAGCATATGTTCAAGAGGATCACAACAATGGCCCCGTTGCCGTGTTAAAGCATGGCTCATCTTTTCTGCATGAACTTTGCCAGGAAATGGACCGAAATCCGCCAGCTGATATGTTGATGAACAGGTCTGTGACTACAAATGAAACTGACGGAAATCAAAGCACACATTCTCTTTTGAATCCACCATCCTCTCTGAACGAATTAGGAAATAGCAGCGTAGTTCAAGATCCTGTCAGTTGCACAAAGATGCAGAATATTGCTTTAGGAGAGTCCCATAATCAGCAAATGATGTATATCCCATCCAAGATGGCAGATGGTTGCAGTTGTTCAGAGCTATTGATTGACCGTGTCAATGAATCCCTTCAACAGCAGGATTTAGCCCCAGCTATTTCAGAGACACTGGAAAGTGACAATTTGGAAGAAGAATTTACTATGTCATCTGCATCTAGTAGCTCAAGTGCTGCATCATTAACTGGGCTAAACAAACAAAGG AATGGAACTGCCGAAAAAAACGCTGACAACACGGAGTCTAGCATGGAAATGCTTCCTGAAAGAGTTCTGAAAGCCATGCCAGAAAGCAACACTACGTGGCAAGACATCGTTTTTCAAGACAGTGGAAAGCAGAG GATGACTGATGAAGAGAGAACAAACACAGATCATGGAACTGAGGGTATCTGTACCAGTAAAATAGTTTATTTTTCTCATTTCCCCAAATCATGTTAG